In one window of bacterium DNA:
- a CDS encoding response regulator transcription factor, whose protein sequence is MPIRLLLAEDETVVRHALAHLLDQEEDIVVVGAAGDGEAVVSLAEQLRPDVVLTDLNMPRLDGISAIRRLKQDLPDCAVVVLAVHSDDEHLFGAIKAGATGYVLKQASPERMLEAVRAAARGESFLSPPLMGRVLDEFNRLSRQRQAVREVFAELTRREMEVLELLGQGLRNRDIAGRLFLSEKTVKNHISAILDKLHVNDRTEAALLADRHGLTDPSAAAPSP, encoded by the coding sequence ATGCCGATCCGCCTGCTGCTGGCTGAAGACGAGACGGTGGTCCGACACGCCCTGGCCCACCTGCTCGACCAGGAGGAGGACATCGTCGTGGTTGGGGCCGCCGGGGACGGCGAGGCCGTCGTCAGCCTGGCGGAACAGCTCCGCCCTGATGTCGTCCTCACTGACCTCAACATGCCCAGACTCGACGGCATCAGCGCGATCCGCCGGCTCAAGCAGGATCTGCCGGACTGTGCCGTGGTGGTGCTGGCCGTGCACAGCGATGACGAGCATCTCTTCGGCGCGATCAAGGCCGGGGCGACGGGTTATGTGCTCAAGCAGGCGTCGCCGGAGCGCATGCTGGAGGCGGTCCGCGCGGCCGCCCGGGGCGAGAGCTTCCTCTCGCCCCCGCTCATGGGTCGCGTCCTGGATGAGTTCAACCGCCTCAGCCGCCAGCGCCAGGCCGTGCGCGAGGTCTTCGCCGAGCTGACGCGGCGCGAGATGGAGGTGCTCGAACTGCTGGGTCAGGGCCTGCGTAATCGCGACATCGCCGGGCGTCTCTTCCTCAGCGAGAAGACCGTCAAGAACCACATCTCAGCAATCCTCGACAAGCTCCACGTCAATGACCGGACCGAGGCGGCACTACTGGCCGACC
- a CDS encoding sensor histidine kinase: MQSRHLKDRLFLLLYALLLLYALAWSHFGYVQQQAGGHADTLRLAIVVALVYVAARAFVVMRLTVPPWLSWLWLALDLTVVTLIVRLSGGVRSQASLGYVIPLLTGAAELKPTRVVVTGVAAGLLYVVACWMAQAGGPRWEPGGREWQFLATGLVFVVVLTALATRYATAERGRVQEMTRLREQVVLADYRERLSQELHDGVQHYLVAAVCRLELARKVGETDVAQALNMALGVRHTIRQGADELRYLVRRLRSPKLERHGFVEALRDHLALYADHVPFTINLQIHDDHVTLPPEVEQAALRIVQEALTNAEKHAAPTAVNLTLSVTPEVVRGSIEDDGSGFDPAAVHEDVRTGQGLGLAGMRDRAQAVGGQLELSSRPGEGSTLSFRIPLRPNTLPAESSPDADPPAAG, encoded by the coding sequence ATGCAGTCGCGACACCTCAAAGACCGGCTGTTCCTCCTCCTCTATGCCCTGCTGCTGCTCTACGCCTTGGCATGGTCGCACTTTGGGTACGTCCAGCAGCAGGCCGGCGGTCACGCGGACACGTTGCGCCTGGCGATCGTGGTCGCGCTGGTGTACGTGGCCGCCCGGGCGTTTGTGGTGATGCGGCTGACGGTACCGCCGTGGTTGTCGTGGCTGTGGCTGGCGCTGGACCTGACGGTCGTCACGCTCATCGTGCGCCTGAGCGGCGGGGTCCGAAGCCAGGCCAGCCTGGGCTACGTGATCCCGCTGCTCACGGGGGCCGCCGAGCTGAAGCCGACCCGTGTCGTGGTCACCGGCGTGGCCGCCGGCCTCCTCTATGTCGTGGCCTGTTGGATGGCACAAGCCGGCGGGCCCCGGTGGGAGCCGGGGGGGCGGGAGTGGCAGTTCCTCGCGACGGGGCTGGTGTTCGTGGTGGTGCTGACGGCCTTGGCGACCCGGTATGCTACGGCCGAGCGCGGCCGCGTGCAGGAGATGACCCGCCTGCGAGAACAGGTCGTATTAGCTGACTACCGGGAGCGGCTGTCGCAGGAACTGCACGATGGGGTACAGCACTACCTGGTCGCCGCCGTATGTCGCCTGGAACTTGCGCGCAAGGTCGGGGAGACGGACGTCGCACAGGCGCTGAACATGGCCCTGGGGGTGCGTCACACCATCCGCCAGGGCGCCGATGAGCTGCGCTATCTCGTGCGTCGCCTGCGCTCACCGAAGCTCGAACGCCACGGGTTCGTCGAGGCGCTGCGGGACCATCTGGCGCTCTATGCCGATCACGTCCCCTTCACGATCAATCTGCAGATCCACGATGACCACGTCACCCTACCGCCGGAAGTCGAGCAGGCGGCTTTGCGCATCGTTCAGGAAGCCCTGACCAATGCCGAGAAGCACGCTGCGCCGACGGCGGTGAACCTGACGCTGTCGGTCACGCCCGAGGTGGTGCGGGGCAGCATCGAGGACGATGGCTCGGGGTTCGATCCGGCCGCCGTCCACGAGGACGTGCGCACGGGCCAGGGGCTGGGGCTGGCCGGGATGAGAGATCGTGCCCAGGCGGTCGGCGGACAGCTCGAACTGTCGAGCCGTCCCGGTGAAGGTAGCACCCTGTCCTTCCGCATCCCGCTTAGGCCGAACACCCTACCAGCGGAGTCATCCCCCGATGCCGATCCGCCTGCTGCTGGCTGA